A stretch of Sulfitobacter sp. THAF37 DNA encodes these proteins:
- a CDS encoding L,D-transpeptidase, with amino-acid sequence MALMNRRHLLISGAAALLAPAAGTAAEGYQIPKHMQARIVRIRDGFAPGEIHVDPGQFALYWTLDGGKAVRYPVGIGKEGRYYPGTFRVGRKAEWPRWTPTKNMIRREPHIYAKHAAGMPGGGPNPLGARALYLYNGGRDSLLRIHGTPQPENVGHAVSNGCVRMYNAHVIDLANRVPNGTRVVLH; translated from the coding sequence ATGGCACTGATGAACCGCCGCCACCTTCTGATCAGCGGCGCTGCCGCTCTGCTGGCCCCTGCGGCCGGTACCGCCGCCGAAGGGTATCAGATTCCCAAGCACATGCAGGCCAGGATCGTGCGCATCCGTGATGGCTTTGCCCCCGGCGAAATTCATGTCGATCCTGGCCAGTTCGCGCTCTACTGGACGCTCGATGGCGGCAAGGCGGTCCGCTATCCCGTCGGAATCGGCAAAGAGGGGCGGTATTACCCCGGCACGTTCCGCGTCGGGCGCAAGGCGGAATGGCCGCGCTGGACGCCAACAAAGAACATGATCCGGCGCGAGCCTCATATCTACGCCAAACATGCTGCCGGGATGCCGGGTGGCGGCCCCAACCCGTTGGGTGCGCGCGCGCTCTACCTCTACAACGGCGGACGGGATTCACTGCTGCGCATCCACGGCACACCCCAACCCGAGAATGTGGGTCACGCCGTGTCGAACGGCTGCGTACGGATGTACAATGCCCATGTAATCGACCTGGCCAATCGGGTCCCCAACGGCACGCGGGTGGTGCTGCACTGA
- a CDS encoding DUF1643 domain-containing protein: MITRSHTKGDAPSTAVYSECECYRYSLTRVWDSRASRVMFVMLNPSTATEVQNDPTVERCERRARHLGYGGFRVTNIFAWRATDPRDMRAAADPVGSDNDATLSEGARWADHVIAAWGVHGAHLGRGPQVAAMLMALDVPLYHLGLSKDGHPRHPLYLAYARQPVQWHPEVLAETPH, translated from the coding sequence ATGATCACCCGCAGCCATACCAAGGGCGATGCGCCTTCCACCGCAGTCTATTCCGAGTGCGAATGCTATCGCTACAGCCTGACGCGCGTCTGGGACAGCCGCGCATCCCGCGTGATGTTTGTGATGCTCAATCCGTCCACCGCGACAGAGGTGCAGAACGATCCGACAGTTGAACGCTGCGAACGGCGCGCCCGGCACCTGGGATACGGTGGCTTCCGCGTGACGAACATTTTTGCCTGGCGCGCGACGGACCCGCGCGACATGCGCGCCGCCGCCGATCCTGTGGGATCCGACAACGATGCCACGCTGTCGGAAGGCGCCCGTTGGGCCGATCATGTGATCGCAGCATGGGGCGTACACGGCGCGCACCTGGGGCGGGGGCCGCAGGTCGCCGCGATGCTGATGGCGCTGGATGTACCGCTTTATCATCTCGGCCTGTCGAAGGACGGGCATCCACGACACCCTCTATACCTCGCCTATGCCCGGCAACCCGTTCAATGGCACCCGGAGGTGCTGGCGGAAACGCCGCATTAA
- a CDS encoding phosphodiester glycosidase family protein: MRLLMWLGLALAAGSAMATECRQERYAGNGYSICEVDLTRERLELFLADESGGVYGHFGTLDKALAARGLRLGFAMNAGMYHDNRAPVGYYLENGRVLQDVVSSDGPGNFGLLPNGIFCIGDARADVVETKAFLESKPACRSATQSGPMLVIDGELHPRFLKNGTSRHIRNGVGTTADGKRAIFVISDNTVNFHEFGSFFRDGLGIDNALYLDGNVSRLRAPALGRDDAGFTTIGPIVGVVEGN, translated from the coding sequence ATGAGATTGCTGATGTGGCTTGGCCTTGCCCTGGCTGCCGGTAGTGCAATGGCGACGGAATGTCGTCAGGAACGCTATGCCGGGAATGGCTATTCCATCTGCGAGGTGGACCTGACCCGCGAACGGCTGGAGCTTTTCCTCGCCGACGAAAGCGGCGGTGTCTACGGTCATTTCGGCACCCTCGACAAGGCGCTCGCGGCGCGGGGCCTCAGGCTCGGTTTCGCGATGAATGCGGGCATGTATCACGACAACCGCGCGCCGGTGGGCTACTATCTGGAGAACGGGCGCGTGCTTCAGGATGTGGTCAGCAGTGACGGCCCCGGCAACTTCGGGCTGCTGCCGAACGGAATCTTCTGCATCGGCGACGCGCGCGCGGACGTGGTGGAGACCAAGGCGTTCCTCGAATCGAAACCGGCCTGCCGGTCCGCCACGCAGTCGGGACCGATGCTGGTCATCGACGGCGAATTGCATCCGCGCTTTCTGAAAAACGGCACCTCGCGCCATATTCGCAACGGGGTCGGCACCACGGCTGACGGAAAGCGGGCGATCTTCGTCATCTCGGACAACACGGTGAATTTCCACGAATTCGGCAGCTTTTTCCGCGACGGTCTGGGCATCGACAATGCGCTCTACCTCGATGGGAACGTGTCGCGCCTGCGTGCGCCCGCATTGGGGCGCGACGACGCGGGGTTCACGACGATCGGCCCGATCGTCGGCGTGGTCGAAGGAAACTGA
- the truB gene encoding tRNA pseudouridine(55) synthase TruB, translated as MARKRKGRDISGWLVVDKPAGPTSTAVVNKVRWALDARKAGHAGTLDPEATGVLAVALGEATKTVPYITDALKAYEFTVRLGIATNTDDAEGEVLGTSDLRPDDDAIKAALSDFVGDIEQVPPQFSAVKIDGQRAYTRARDGETMDIAARPLFVESLLLIDRPDPDHVTLELVCGKGGYVRSIARDLGQKLGCLGHVRDLRRIWSGPFDAAEGLTMDRIEDLARTPELDSHLRPLEDGLDDLPEVKATAEGATRLRNGNPGMVIATDVEYGDECWASFDGQAVAVGRFKAGELHPSRVFNASQSGDS; from the coding sequence ATGGCGCGCAAACGCAAGGGCAGAGATATTTCCGGCTGGCTGGTGGTGGACAAACCGGCGGGCCCCACGTCGACCGCCGTGGTTAACAAGGTCCGCTGGGCCCTGGACGCGCGCAAGGCCGGACACGCAGGCACACTCGATCCGGAGGCGACAGGCGTGCTGGCCGTGGCCCTGGGCGAGGCGACCAAGACCGTGCCCTACATCACCGATGCGCTGAAGGCCTATGAATTCACCGTTCGCCTGGGCATCGCAACCAACACCGACGATGCCGAGGGCGAGGTGCTGGGCACCTCTGACCTTCGGCCCGACGACGATGCGATCAAGGCGGCACTGTCGGATTTCGTGGGGGACATCGAACAGGTTCCGCCGCAGTTTTCCGCCGTCAAGATCGACGGTCAGCGGGCTTACACGCGCGCGCGGGACGGCGAAACGATGGATATCGCGGCGCGACCGCTCTTTGTCGAAAGTCTGCTGCTGATCGACCGGCCCGATCCGGATCACGTGACGCTTGAACTGGTCTGTGGCAAAGGCGGCTACGTCAGGTCCATCGCCCGTGACCTTGGTCAGAAGCTGGGCTGCCTGGGCCATGTGCGCGACCTGAGGCGCATCTGGTCAGGACCGTTCGATGCCGCAGAGGGGCTGACGATGGACCGTATCGAAGACCTGGCGCGCACCCCCGAACTGGACTCCCATCTGAGGCCGCTGGAAGACGGGCTGGACGACCTGCCAGAGGTCAAGGCGACCGCAGAAGGGGCCACCCGCCTGCGCAACGGCAACCCCGGCATGGTGATCGCGACCGACGTGGAATACGGCGATGAATGCTGGGCCTCTTTCGACGGGCAGGCCGTTGCCGTGGGCCGATTCAAGGCGGGCGAACTGCACCCTTCGCGGGTCTTTAACGCATCGCAAAGCGGCGACTCGTGA
- a CDS encoding phosphate/phosphite/phosphonate ABC transporter substrate-binding protein, with protein sequence MIASLMMYLRPETEAAHRRYWAHLQAALRARGIPAPDELSNTAEVFSVWTAPDLVLSQTCGMPYRTRLHGQVTLVGTPDFGVRGCAPGYYRSAVVVRADDARAALRDYAGARFAYNEAGSQSGFAAMHATARTEGFWFDDRLQTHGHRHSASAVVEGRADIAALDAVTWRLIRRYDAFADRLRVLTWTTPTPGLPYITGADMDREAVCAAVVEGMAALSRSDRSVLGLNGMADIPSRDYLAIPNPPPEDR encoded by the coding sequence ATGATCGCAAGCCTGATGATGTACCTCAGACCCGAGACCGAGGCGGCTCACCGGCGCTACTGGGCGCACCTGCAAGCGGCGCTGCGGGCGCGCGGTATTCCGGCCCCCGATGAACTGTCGAACACGGCAGAGGTATTTTCGGTCTGGACCGCCCCGGACCTGGTACTGAGCCAGACCTGCGGCATGCCGTACCGCACCCGGCTGCACGGGCAGGTGACGTTGGTGGGCACGCCGGATTTCGGGGTGCGCGGGTGCGCGCCGGGATATTACCGCAGTGCGGTGGTGGTGCGTGCCGACGATGCCCGGGCGGCGCTGCGCGACTATGCCGGTGCACGATTCGCCTACAACGAGGCGGGATCGCAGTCAGGCTTTGCCGCGATGCACGCCACGGCACGGACCGAGGGCTTCTGGTTCGACGACCGACTGCAGACACATGGGCACCGCCACTCGGCCAGCGCGGTTGTCGAAGGACGCGCCGATATCGCGGCGCTGGACGCGGTGACATGGCGGTTGATCCGGCGGTACGACGCATTTGCGGACCGGTTGCGGGTGCTGACCTGGACCACCCCGACGCCCGGCCTGCCCTATATCACGGGCGCGGACATGGACCGGGAAGCGGTCTGCGCCGCGGTGGTCGAGGGGATGGCGGCGCTGTCCAGGTCAGACCGGTCGGTGCTGGGGCTGAACGGTATGGCCGACATCCCCTCTCGCGACTATCTTGCCATCCCGAACCCACCGCCCGAAGACAGGTGA
- a CDS encoding DUF1674 domain-containing protein — translation MPPQPDPAPRPIPPAAQRALAEAEARRRDAADPHFPPELGGRDGPEPVRYGDWEKKGIAVDF, via the coding sequence CTGCCGCCGCAGCCCGATCCGGCCCCTCGCCCGATCCCGCCAGCGGCACAGCGTGCGCTGGCCGAGGCGGAGGCCCGTCGCCGAGATGCGGCAGACCCGCATTTTCCACCGGAGCTCGGAGGGCGCGATGGGCCCGAACCTGTTCGGTATGGCGATTGGGAGAAAAAGGGAATCGCGGTCGATTTCTGA
- the rpsO gene encoding 30S ribosomal protein S15 has product MSITAEEKTRLIKEFGAKEGDTGSPEVQVAVLSSRIATLTEHFKTHKKDNHGRRGLLKMVATRRKLLDYVKNKDEARYQDLIKRLGLRR; this is encoded by the coding sequence ATGTCGATCACTGCTGAAGAAAAGACACGCCTGATCAAGGAATTCGGCGCCAAGGAAGGCGACACCGGTTCGCCCGAGGTGCAGGTTGCCGTGCTCAGCTCGCGTATCGCTACGCTGACCGAGCACTTCAAGACCCACAAGAAGGACAACCACGGCCGCCGTGGTCTGCTCAAGATGGTGGCAACGCGCCGCAAGTTGCTTGACTACGTGAAGAACAAGGACGAGGCCCGCTATCAGGACCTGATCAAGCGCCTGGGCCTGCGCCGCTAA
- a CDS encoding RsmB/NOP family class I SAM-dependent RNA methyltransferase: MADTGAEARRSAVYLLDQILGDEPRLMSELLAAGALDKLPPDDRARAQRLAQDTLRGLERADRLLQKHLRKPPPLTVRNVLRIGTMELCQGGAAHGVVNTMVNLVSRNRSLSHLKGLTNAVLRKVAAEGPEAWDALRAPRLPKWLRGPLVEAWGAEAIAAMETAHFAGAPLDLTARGDTTALAEATGGVLLPTGSVRVADAGQVSLMPGFASGDWWVQDSAAAVPVRILDPQPAEVVLDLCAAPGGKTMQLAAAGAEVTAVDSSAGRMARVRDNLSRTGLQAKLLTQDARTVTGTYDAILLDAPCSATGTLRRHPDLPYAKDGSEFGGLIDLQAELIDHAWTLLKPGGRMVFCTCSLLPDEGEVQVDEALERHGDMQVDRTAPLVQGVEADWLTAEGGLRLRPDYWADRGGMDGFYVACLRKDG, encoded by the coding sequence ATGGCAGACACCGGCGCAGAGGCGCGCAGAAGCGCGGTTTACCTTCTCGACCAAATTTTGGGAGATGAGCCGAGGCTGATGTCGGAGCTGCTGGCGGCAGGGGCGTTGGACAAGTTGCCGCCAGACGACCGCGCCCGCGCGCAGCGGCTGGCACAGGACACCTTGCGTGGACTGGAACGCGCTGATCGGCTCTTGCAGAAGCACCTGAGGAAACCGCCGCCGCTGACGGTGCGAAATGTTCTGCGTATCGGAACGATGGAACTGTGTCAGGGGGGGGCCGCGCACGGCGTGGTGAACACGATGGTGAACCTCGTTTCCCGTAACCGCAGTCTGAGCCACCTCAAGGGGCTGACAAACGCCGTTCTGCGCAAGGTTGCCGCGGAAGGGCCGGAGGCCTGGGACGCCCTGCGCGCCCCGCGTCTGCCGAAATGGTTGCGCGGCCCGTTGGTGGAAGCCTGGGGCGCAGAGGCGATCGCGGCGATGGAAACGGCGCATTTCGCCGGTGCGCCGCTGGACCTGACGGCCAGGGGGGATACGACGGCGCTGGCCGAGGCAACGGGCGGAGTATTGCTGCCCACCGGTTCGGTCCGGGTTGCGGACGCGGGGCAGGTTTCATTGATGCCGGGCTTTGCTTCGGGCGACTGGTGGGTCCAGGATTCCGCTGCCGCGGTTCCGGTGCGCATCCTGGACCCGCAACCGGCGGAGGTGGTGCTGGACCTCTGTGCGGCACCCGGCGGCAAGACCATGCAACTGGCCGCGGCGGGGGCAGAGGTGACTGCCGTGGATTCATCTGCCGGACGGATGGCGCGGGTTCGGGACAACCTCAGTCGGACGGGGCTGCAGGCAAAGCTGCTGACGCAGGATGCCCGCACCGTCACCGGCACCTATGATGCGATATTGCTTGACGCGCCCTGTTCCGCCACCGGGACTTTGCGCCGCCACCCGGATTTGCCCTATGCAAAGGACGGGTCAGAGTTCGGAGGGCTGATTGATCTGCAGGCCGAGCTGATCGACCACGCCTGGACCCTGCTGAAACCCGGCGGGCGGATGGTGTTCTGTACATGCAGCCTGCTGCCGGACGAAGGCGAGGTGCAGGTGGACGAGGCGCTGGAGCGGCACGGCGACATGCAGGTGGACCGGACCGCGCCCCTTGTGCAGGGGGTGGAAGCCGACTGGCTGACCGCCGAGGGGGGCTTGCGATTGCGCCCGGACTATTGGGCGGACCGGGGCGGTATGGACGGTTTCTATGTCGCCTGCCTGCGCAAGGACGGCTGA
- the rbfA gene encoding 30S ribosome-binding factor RbfA: MAKNKFHEGAGPSQRQLRVGETIRRALSEVLARGDVHDIDLNRMSVTVGEVQVSPDLKIATAYVLPLGGEGQDELIDLLARNKGELRRQVAKKLTLKFAPDLRFRLDQTFDRMDETRRMLNQDVVRRDADADSDG, encoded by the coding sequence ATGGCCAAGAACAAGTTTCACGAGGGCGCGGGCCCGTCACAACGCCAGCTGCGCGTCGGCGAAACCATCCGTCGCGCGCTGTCCGAGGTGCTTGCGCGGGGCGATGTGCATGACATCGACCTGAATCGCATGTCGGTAACGGTTGGCGAGGTGCAGGTGTCGCCCGACCTCAAGATCGCAACCGCCTATGTCCTGCCCCTGGGCGGCGAGGGTCAGGACGAGCTGATCGACCTTCTCGCCCGCAACAAGGGTGAATTGCGACGCCAGGTGGCAAAGAAACTGACACTGAAGTTCGCGCCTGACCTGCGCTTTCGGCTGGACCAGACCTTTGACCGGATGGACGAGACGCGGCGCATGCTGAACCAGGACGTCGTGCGCCGGGACGCAGATGCGGACAGCGACGGATGA
- a CDS encoding calcium-binding protein — MLFLAGLMGLMAVSAVVYVDVGGETEGDILSGTDGDDTLTGGDGDDQIGAYDGDDLVDAGAGNDDLHGSGGDDTLDGGTGNDTLHGDDGADDIFGGADDDQIAGHNDDDVIHGEAGNDSLQGSAGDDVLYGEAGDDALLGGLDDDMLHGGTGQDTLFGGWGDDTLSGIVDDPDTAGPDDIDVADYLNGGGGDDVIVAGRGDIVTAGDGADQVILGDWIDGGAAELLDFDQREDSLLFVWDDSAEEAGEPEISVISNPEDTSQMQIVMGSQVVATVSADSGVTPGDIALIPLSTAQNLGFIN; from the coding sequence ATGCTTTTCCTTGCTGGCTTGATGGGTTTGATGGCGGTCAGCGCCGTCGTTTACGTGGATGTCGGTGGCGAAACCGAAGGTGATATCCTGTCGGGGACCGATGGGGACGATACGTTGACCGGCGGCGATGGCGACGACCAGATCGGGGCTTACGATGGCGATGATCTGGTGGACGCAGGCGCCGGAAACGACGATTTGCACGGATCCGGGGGCGATGACACCCTCGACGGTGGCACTGGCAACGACACCCTTCACGGGGACGATGGCGCTGACGATATTTTCGGCGGCGCCGACGACGACCAAATCGCGGGCCACAATGATGATGATGTCATTCATGGCGAAGCAGGTAATGACAGCCTGCAAGGCTCCGCCGGGGATGACGTGCTTTATGGCGAAGCGGGGGACGACGCGCTTCTGGGCGGGCTGGACGACGACATGCTGCATGGCGGGACAGGACAGGACACCCTGTTCGGCGGCTGGGGCGACGACACCCTGTCGGGGATCGTGGACGACCCGGATACAGCAGGTCCCGACGATATCGACGTGGCCGACTACCTGAACGGGGGTGGCGGCGACGACGTGATCGTCGCAGGCCGAGGTGATATCGTGACAGCCGGCGACGGGGCCGATCAGGTGATACTTGGCGATTGGATCGACGGCGGCGCGGCCGAACTGCTGGATTTCGACCAGCGCGAGGATTCTCTGCTGTTCGTCTGGGATGACAGCGCCGAGGAAGCCGGTGAACCGGAAATTTCGGTGATCTCCAACCCCGAGGATACGAGCCAGATGCAGATCGTCATGGGCAGCCAGGTGGTGGCAACTGTCAGCGCCGACAGCGGCGTAACCCCCGGCGATATCGCGCTGATCCCGCTGAGCACCGCGCAGAACCTGGGCTTTATCAACTGA
- a CDS encoding dihydrodipicolinate reductase produces MRPLAITLAAVLSLPALPAFADYQQITTRSDFLALVGGKTLTRPLVKIQVLPSGRIAGTGAAWEVTGQWEWQGEYLCRSLEWGGDDLGYNCQEVKVDGTKVRITSDKGRGRSADFSLR; encoded by the coding sequence ATGAGACCCCTTGCGATTACTCTTGCCGCAGTCCTGTCCCTGCCGGCGCTGCCAGCTTTCGCCGACTATCAACAGATCACCACGCGCAGCGATTTCCTGGCGCTGGTCGGTGGCAAGACCCTGACCCGTCCGCTGGTGAAAATACAGGTCCTGCCCAGCGGCCGGATCGCCGGTACCGGTGCAGCCTGGGAAGTCACGGGGCAATGGGAGTGGCAGGGCGAATATCTGTGCCGCAGCCTTGAATGGGGCGGCGACGACCTGGGCTACAACTGTCAGGAAGTGAAGGTGGACGGTACGAAAGTCCGCATCACGTCCGACAAGGGCAGAGGGCGTAGTGCGGATTTCAGCCTGCGCTGA
- the pnp gene encoding polyribonucleotide nucleotidyltransferase encodes MFNVTTKSMQWGEETLTLETGKVARQADGSVIATLGETSVMANVTFARQQKPGQDFFPLTVHYQEKYYAAGKVPGGFFKREARPTEKETLTARLIDRPIRPLFVPGFKNEVLVMCTVLSHDLVNDPDMVAMIAASAALTLSGAPFMGPIAGCRVGFEDGDYVLNPTVDDMQDLRLNPDQRLDLVVAGTKEAVMMVESEAYELSEEEMLGAVKFAHEQIQPVIDLIIGLAEEAAKEPFDFQPEDYSDLSAAVKAAGEDEMRKAFAIVDKQERTAAVAEVRETIKSKLTEEQLEDKNLGSAMKGLEASILRGDVVKTGKRIDGRRTDEIRDIVAETGILPRTHGSALFTRGETQGLVVTTLGTGDDEQFIDALHGNFKSNFLLHYNFPPYSVGEVGRVGPPGRREIGHGKLAWRALQAVLPAATDFPYTIRVVSEITESNGSSSMASVCGGSLSMMDAGVPLKSAVAGVAMGLILEEDGSYAILSDILGDEDHLGDMDFKVAGTENGITSLQMDIKVAGITPEIMEKALAQAKDGRIHILGEMNKALSGAADFSVHAPRIETMQIPTDKIREVIGSGGKVIREIVEVSGAKVDINDEGIIKIASPNGDAIKKAYDMIHSIVAEPEEGAVYTGTVVKIVDFGAFVNFFGKRDGLVHVSQIENRRLNHPSDVLKEGQEVKVKLLGFDDRGKVRLSMKVVDQETGEEIKKEEKAED; translated from the coding sequence ATGTTTAACGTAACGACGAAATCAATGCAGTGGGGCGAGGAAACGCTCACGCTCGAAACAGGAAAAGTGGCCCGTCAGGCGGACGGGTCCGTGATTGCCACGCTGGGCGAAACCAGCGTGATGGCCAACGTGACCTTCGCACGTCAGCAAAAACCCGGTCAGGATTTCTTTCCTCTGACCGTGCACTACCAGGAAAAATACTATGCCGCCGGCAAGGTGCCGGGCGGTTTCTTCAAGCGCGAGGCGCGCCCGACCGAAAAGGAAACGCTGACCGCGCGTCTGATCGACCGTCCGATCCGCCCGCTGTTCGTCCCCGGCTTCAAGAACGAAGTGCTGGTGATGTGCACCGTGCTCTCGCACGATCTGGTCAATGACCCCGACATGGTGGCGATGATCGCCGCTTCCGCCGCGCTGACCCTGTCCGGCGCGCCCTTCATGGGCCCGATCGCCGGTTGCCGTGTGGGTTTCGAAGACGGAGATTACGTCCTCAACCCCACCGTGGACGACATGCAGGATCTGCGCCTGAACCCCGATCAGCGTCTTGATCTCGTTGTCGCAGGCACCAAGGAAGCGGTGATGATGGTCGAATCCGAAGCCTATGAGCTGTCGGAAGAGGAGATGCTGGGCGCGGTGAAATTCGCGCACGAGCAGATCCAGCCTGTGATCGACCTGATCATTGGTCTGGCCGAGGAAGCCGCGAAAGAGCCGTTCGACTTCCAGCCGGAAGACTATTCGGACCTTTCTGCAGCCGTTAAGGCCGCCGGTGAAGATGAGATGCGCAAAGCCTTCGCGATCGTCGACAAGCAGGAGCGCACCGCCGCTGTCGCCGAGGTCCGCGAAACCATCAAGTCCAAGCTCACAGAAGAGCAGCTTGAGGACAAGAACCTCGGCTCTGCGATGAAGGGGCTCGAAGCTTCCATCCTGCGCGGTGACGTGGTCAAGACCGGCAAGCGTATCGACGGGCGCCGCACCGACGAAATCCGCGACATCGTCGCTGAGACGGGTATTCTGCCCCGGACACACGGTTCGGCGCTTTTCACCCGTGGTGAAACACAGGGCCTGGTCGTGACCACGCTGGGCACCGGCGACGATGAGCAGTTCATCGACGCGCTGCACGGCAACTTCAAATCCAACTTCCTGCTGCATTACAACTTCCCCCCCTATTCGGTCGGCGAAGTGGGCCGCGTTGGCCCTCCGGGCCGTCGTGAGATCGGCCACGGCAAGCTGGCATGGCGTGCCCTTCAGGCGGTACTGCCTGCGGCGACTGATTTTCCCTACACCATCAGGGTTGTCTCCGAGATCACGGAATCCAACGGCTCCTCCTCCATGGCGTCTGTCTGTGGCGGGTCGTTGTCCATGATGGACGCAGGCGTACCGCTGAAATCGGCGGTGGCCGGTGTGGCGATGGGCTTGATCCTTGAAGAAGACGGGTCCTACGCGATCCTGTCCGATATCCTGGGTGACGAAGACCACCTTGGCGACATGGATTTCAAGGTCGCAGGCACCGAAAACGGCATCACCTCGCTGCAGATGGACATCAAGGTCGCGGGCATCACGCCCGAGATCATGGAGAAGGCTCTCGCGCAGGCGAAAGATGGCCGCATCCATATCCTTGGTGAAATGAACAAGGCACTGTCGGGTGCGGCAGACTTCTCGGTCCACGCCCCGCGCATCGAAACCATGCAGATCCCGACGGATAAAATCCGTGAGGTCATTGGTTCGGGCGGCAAGGTCATCCGCGAAATCGTGGAAGTGTCGGGTGCCAAGGTCGACATCAATGACGAAGGTATCATCAAGATCGCAAGCCCCAACGGCGACGCGATCAAGAAAGCCTACGACATGATCCACTCCATCGTGGCAGAGCCCGAAGAAGGCGCGGTCTACACCGGTACGGTGGTCAAGATCGTGGACTTCGGTGCCTTCGTGAACTTCTTTGGCAAGCGCGACGGCCTGGTGCATGTGTCCCAGATCGAGAACCGTCGCCTGAACCATCCGTCCGATGTGCTGAAAGAAGGTCAGGAAGTGAAAGTGAAGCTTCTGGGCTTTGACGATCGCGGCAAGGTGCGCCTGTCGATGAAGGTCGTCGATCAGGAAACCGGCGAAGAAATCAAGAAAGAGGAAAAGGCAGAGGACTGA
- the dapB gene encoding 4-hydroxy-tetrahydrodipicolinate reductase: MAKLPGVTITGASGRMGQMLIRQVQASDRLALVGVVERPGHSWVGQDIGGALGGADIGVRVTDDAQAAISAADAVIDFTTPTATLVFAEQAAEVGAVHVIGTTGMTDAEIARLTSAAEKTVIVRAGNMSLGVNLLTQLTRRVAAALDADYDIEIVEAHHNKKVDSPSGTALMLGEAAAEGRGVSLAEVSDRGRDGLTGARRRGDIGFAAIRGGDIVGEHDVMFAAEGERIILRHVASDRSVFARGALKAALWGIGKAPGAYDMLDVLGLNDAG, encoded by the coding sequence ATGGCAAAACTTCCCGGCGTAACGATTACCGGCGCCTCCGGGCGGATGGGGCAGATGTTGATCCGGCAGGTTCAGGCCTCCGACAGGCTGGCGCTGGTCGGTGTGGTGGAACGCCCCGGTCATTCCTGGGTCGGGCAGGACATCGGCGGTGCCCTGGGTGGCGCCGACATCGGGGTCAGGGTCACAGACGATGCACAAGCGGCGATTTCAGCTGCCGATGCGGTGATCGACTTTACCACGCCCACCGCCACGCTGGTCTTTGCGGAACAAGCCGCTGAAGTCGGGGCGGTCCACGTCATCGGCACCACCGGTATGACCGACGCGGAAATCGCTCGGCTCACATCGGCGGCGGAAAAGACCGTGATCGTCCGCGCTGGCAACATGAGCCTGGGCGTCAACCTGCTGACCCAGCTCACACGGCGCGTGGCGGCGGCGCTCGACGCCGATTACGACATCGAGATTGTCGAGGCGCACCACAACAAGAAGGTCGATTCGCCTTCGGGCACCGCGCTGATGCTGGGCGAGGCGGCGGCGGAGGGGCGGGGCGTCTCTCTGGCCGAGGTCTCGGACCGGGGGCGCGACGGGCTCACTGGTGCCCGCCGGCGCGGCGACATCGGCTTTGCGGCGATACGGGGCGGTGACATCGTAGGTGAGCACGATGTGATGTTTGCCGCCGAGGGGGAGCGCATCATCCTGCGACACGTGGCCTCTGACCGGTCGGTGTTTGCCCGCGGTGCGCTCAAGGCCGCGCTTTGGGGGATTGGCAAGGCGCCGGGCGCCTACGACATGCTGGATGTGCTGGGGCTGAATGATGCGGGCTGA